In Nostoc sp. GT001, a genomic segment contains:
- a CDS encoding PAS domain S-box protein, whose translation MDAQKIKILLVDDNLENLHFLSDILQHQGYQVESVIFGQLAINTAIASPPDLLLLNVLIIERDGYEVCQYLKAKDQTQEIPIILFGIFDDFFEKINVFNLGDIDYITQPFQTKEVLLRVQNQLTLQRLKKQLKEKNAQLQQEIKERQRITVELNIRDRQIKDIFKEIPVSISKAFCREVYRSERLVVEAALKKSESQYRLLVETSQDMIWSVGIDGLITFVNPAVKQIYGYEPQEMIGCALIDFISPTQVAQDKVAFERVLQGKSIFQHETTCVAKDGTLLYLMLNAIALRNEEGQVIGMTGTASNITQRRGIEKLLQESAIKLRNHNLVLTQLAQNQTLYQGDLKAALSIITETAVNNIGVERASVWLYDETGMKIQCFDLFEGSRNQHNEGLFLSATDYPVYFAALQQNQSIAADDAHTDPRIKEFSASYSRLNITSILDTPVRLEGKTVGVLCLEAVEVTHHWTLEDQNFARSLGNLVSLVLEAKERQRAEAARRASEEKLASAFRSSPDPIALITVPNKRYIEVNDSFCRFFGYSRSQVIDRTDEELHIWVNPEEYHFLINILQETKAIRNYEIDVCTATGEIRTTLLSAEMIEIDGQWYVLGTAKDITERKQAENESRLLLLTTQAITRASDVNSALAVVLRLICHTIGWDFGEAWLPNKDGTVLEHSLGWYGEESSLEEFCQQSQTVKFALGVGLPGRVWQNQEPEWIEDVSKVTQPVFLRSPQAAKVGFKAGFGVPILAGNQVLAVLVFFKRSSVLVDRRLLLLVSAVAAQLGGLIERKTLEQELALREARLNAFFSSAPVGMNIVDNQLRFVQINQLLAEINGLPQQDHIGKTIHEVLPDIAPVVEPIYQQVLVTGQPILNQELSSASIKQPDIIRHFLASYFPIVSEGDRPSGVGTVLVEISELHAALRERKHVEQELRLANERLQYLLTSSPVVIYSSKTSEDFSITFISENVKEMVGYEAREFIDNSSFWLYRVHPQDIELISEKFSHLIKQEYISYEYRWLHADGTYHWFYEKMRLIRDEANSPIEWVGYWADINDRKLAELALQSGQQRYQLLAEASPACIFHTDVDGNVLYFNQRWSEITGCSLENSLGTGWANAVHPDDREQLLLAWNQATVAKSTYKYEHRFLHDDDNTVVWVICHALPEFRDDGEIKGYIGTITDITERKLAEEALRESAERERAIAQVIQRMRQTLDLETIFAATTEELRQVLNCDRVVVYRFNPNWNGEFVSESVGNDWISLIEEHNNDPHLTEGVLQDGRCLAKILDSADNQMEYSDLQATPGASFLCVPDIYNAEFHPAYINLLERFQAKAYIIVPILHGSQLWGLLASYQNSDPRQWKPGEINIVVQIGNQLGVALQQAQLLAQTQRQSQALQEAVIIADAANRAKSEFLANMSHELRTPLNAILGFTQVMSHDRDLSTEHQQNLAIINRAGEHLLNLINDILEMSKIEAGRITLNLNSFDLIRLLENLKEMLRFRATSKGLELVFEYTSHLPQYIQVDESKLRQVLLNLLGNAIKFTDTGRVTLRVGMGEQGSRGAGEQGSRGAEEQGSRGEVAVSLSPLPLCPFAPLPLPMPNSQFLTFEVQDTGRGIAPQEIDLLFEAFGQTETGRKSQQGTGLGLAISRKYVQLMGGDISVTSTIGEGSKFTFDIQIGLATVSEIQIQQIRPQVISLVPDQSEYRILVVDDSTDSRLVLKKILTSIGFVVQEAINGMEAIALWQTWQPHLILMDMRMPIMDGYEATKVIKTREETLIQNTESQIPNWKTIIIALTANAFEEQREAIIKAGCDDYINKPFREEELLEKLSEYLGVQYIYQEESYQLTNLKQQRPKSMLTLTDLVTLLSEMPPEWVKQVYTAAAQCSDDLILELIEQIPLENAVLQNFIKNLAHDFQFEKIMELTSIAGVLSS comes from the coding sequence ATGGATGCTCAAAAAATAAAAATTTTATTAGTTGATGACAACTTAGAGAATTTACATTTTTTATCAGACATCCTTCAACACCAAGGTTATCAGGTAGAAAGTGTCATTTTTGGACAATTGGCAATCAATACGGCAATTGCTTCTCCCCCGGATTTGCTTTTGCTAAATGTTTTGATTATAGAGAGGGATGGGTATGAAGTATGTCAATATTTGAAAGCTAAGGATCAAACTCAAGAAATTCCGATAATTCTTTTCGGAATTTTCGATGATTTTTTTGAAAAAATAAACGTCTTCAATTTAGGCGATATTGACTATATTACTCAACCATTCCAAACCAAAGAAGTTTTATTACGCGTCCAAAATCAACTCACTCTTCAAAGACTGAAAAAACAGTTAAAAGAAAAAAATGCCCAACTGCAACAGGAGATTAAAGAGCGTCAACGGATTACAGTTGAGTTAAATATTCGCGACAGACAAATAAAAGATATTTTTAAAGAAATTCCCGTTAGTATTAGCAAAGCCTTTTGTAGAGAAGTTTATCGAAGCGAACGCCTTGTAGTTGAAGCCGCCCTCAAGAAGAGTGAAAGTCAGTATCGCCTCCTGGTGGAGACATCCCAGGACATGATTTGGTCGGTGGGCATTGATGGATTAATTACCTTTGTCAATCCAGCAGTCAAACAGATTTATGGCTACGAACCCCAAGAAATGATCGGGTGTGCCTTAATTGATTTCATCTCACCTACACAAGTTGCTCAAGATAAAGTAGCCTTTGAGCGTGTTCTTCAGGGAAAGTCTATTTTCCAGCATGAAACTACCTGTGTGGCTAAAGATGGTACTTTACTTTATTTAATGTTGAATGCGATCGCATTACGCAACGAAGAGGGTCAGGTTATAGGCATGACGGGCACTGCTAGTAATATTACGCAGCGCAGAGGTATAGAAAAGTTACTCCAAGAAAGCGCGATTAAGCTCCGTAACCATAATCTCGTGCTAACACAATTGGCACAAAATCAGACGCTTTATCAGGGTGATTTGAAAGCAGCCTTGAGTATAATCACAGAAACAGCTGTCAACAATATTGGCGTAGAACGAGCTAGTGTATGGCTGTATGACGAAACGGGCATGAAAATCCAGTGTTTTGATTTATTTGAGGGCAGTCGCAATCAACATAACGAAGGACTTTTCTTGTCAGCGACAGACTATCCAGTTTATTTTGCAGCTTTGCAGCAAAACCAATCAATCGCCGCAGATGATGCTCATACCGATCCCAGAATTAAAGAATTTTCTGCGTCTTATTCAAGATTAAATATTACCTCCATACTCGATACACCCGTTAGGCTGGAGGGAAAGACCGTAGGAGTTTTATGTCTAGAGGCAGTGGAAGTTACTCATCATTGGACGCTAGAGGACCAAAATTTCGCTCGCTCTCTGGGTAATTTAGTATCTTTGGTATTGGAGGCAAAAGAACGCCAACGCGCAGAAGCAGCACGACGGGCTTCTGAAGAAAAGTTAGCATCAGCTTTCCGGTCATCTCCCGATCCAATTGCCTTAATTACTGTTCCCAATAAACGCTACATCGAAGTCAACGACAGCTTTTGTCGGTTTTTTGGTTATTCTCGCTCTCAAGTGATTGATCGCACCGATGAAGAATTGCATATTTGGGTGAATCCAGAAGAATATCATTTTCTCATCAACATCCTGCAAGAAACCAAAGCCATCCGCAACTATGAAATTGATGTCTGCACAGCAACAGGAGAAATCAGGACAACACTGTTGAGTGCAGAAATGATCGAGATTGATGGGCAATGGTACGTACTGGGAACCGCAAAAGATATTACTGAACGCAAGCAGGCAGAAAATGAAAGCCGTTTGTTACTGTTGACAACCCAAGCTATCACTCGCGCCAGTGATGTCAACAGCGCCTTAGCAGTGGTCTTGCGCTTAATTTGCCACACCATTGGCTGGGATTTTGGTGAAGCCTGGCTACCTAATAAAGATGGGACTGTTTTAGAGCATAGTTTGGGTTGGTATGGAGAGGAGAGCAGCTTAGAAGAATTCTGCCAGCAAAGCCAAACGGTGAAATTTGCTCTGGGAGTGGGATTGCCAGGAAGAGTTTGGCAGAACCAAGAACCCGAATGGATAGAAGATGTTTCTAAAGTTACACAACCAGTTTTCTTGCGATCGCCACAAGCCGCAAAGGTAGGATTCAAAGCTGGTTTTGGTGTTCCCATACTGGCTGGGAACCAAGTATTAGCTGTTTTAGTGTTTTTTAAACGTAGCTCAGTATTGGTAGATCGGCGTTTGCTCTTGCTAGTCAGTGCTGTTGCTGCTCAATTGGGTGGGTTGATTGAGCGCAAAACCTTAGAACAAGAACTAGCACTCAGAGAAGCTCGTCTCAATGCCTTTTTTAGCAGTGCCCCCGTCGGTATGAATATTGTAGATAACCAGCTGCGATTTGTCCAAATTAACCAACTGCTAGCGGAGATTAATGGACTACCCCAGCAAGATCATATTGGCAAGACCATCCATGAAGTCTTACCCGACATCGCCCCTGTAGTAGAACCAATTTATCAACAAGTTCTGGTAACTGGTCAACCGATTCTCAATCAAGAATTAAGCAGCGCATCAATCAAGCAACCAGATATTATCCGCCACTTCTTAGCTTCTTATTTTCCGATTGTTAGTGAAGGCGATCGCCCCTCTGGTGTTGGCACAGTTTTAGTAGAAATTAGCGAACTACACGCAGCGCTACGCGAACGCAAACACGTCGAACAAGAACTACGTTTAGCCAACGAACGCCTACAATATCTGCTCACCTCTAGCCCTGTAGTCATTTATAGCAGCAAAACATCAGAGGATTTTAGCATTACTTTTATCAGTGAAAACGTTAAAGAAATGGTGGGCTATGAAGCGCGGGAATTTATCGATAACTCCAGTTTTTGGCTTTATCGCGTCCATCCACAAGATATTGAACTGATATCGGAAAAATTTTCTCACCTGATTAAGCAGGAGTACATTTCTTACGAATACCGTTGGTTACACGCTGACGGAACTTATCACTGGTTCTACGAAAAGATGAGGTTAATTCGTGACGAAGCAAATTCCCCGATCGAATGGGTTGGTTATTGGGCAGATATTAACGATCGCAAATTAGCAGAACTAGCTTTGCAGTCAGGTCAGCAACGATATCAACTTTTAGCAGAAGCCTCACCAGCTTGTATATTTCATACTGATGTCGATGGCAATGTTTTATATTTTAATCAACGCTGGAGTGAAATTACTGGATGTAGTTTAGAAAATTCTCTGGGAACAGGTTGGGCAAATGCCGTACATCCAGACGACCGCGAACAGCTATTGTTGGCATGGAATCAAGCAACAGTCGCTAAATCAACCTATAAGTACGAACATCGTTTCTTACATGACGATGATAATACAGTCGTCTGGGTAATTTGTCATGCTTTGCCAGAATTTAGAGATGATGGAGAAATTAAAGGTTACATCGGTACAATTACAGATATTACCGAGAGAAAATTGGCAGAAGAAGCCTTACGTGAGAGTGCAGAGCGAGAAAGAGCGATCGCGCAAGTGATTCAAAGAATGCGCCAAACACTGGATTTAGAGACGATATTTGCGGCGACAACCGAAGAATTACGCCAAGTACTCAACTGCGATCGGGTTGTTGTCTATCGCTTCAATCCCAACTGGAATGGCGAATTTGTTTCTGAATCAGTGGGTAACGATTGGATTTCTCTCATAGAAGAACACAACAACGATCCTCATCTCACAGAAGGTGTTTTACAAGATGGACGTTGCCTAGCGAAAATTTTGGATAGTGCGGATAACCAGATGGAATATTCTGACCTGCAAGCAACCCCAGGTGCAAGTTTCCTCTGTGTCCCAGACATTTACAACGCTGAGTTTCATCCTGCTTATATCAATCTCTTAGAGCGATTTCAGGCTAAAGCCTACATTATTGTTCCGATTTTACATGGTAGTCAGCTTTGGGGATTGCTGGCGAGTTATCAAAATTCCGATCCCCGCCAATGGAAACCAGGAGAAATCAACATCGTAGTTCAAATTGGCAATCAGTTGGGTGTTGCTTTACAACAGGCACAATTGCTAGCGCAAACTCAAAGGCAGTCACAAGCATTGCAAGAAGCTGTAATCATTGCTGATGCTGCTAACCGCGCCAAAAGCGAATTCCTGGCCAACATGAGTCACGAACTGCGTACTCCACTCAACGCCATCCTCGGTTTTACCCAAGTCATGAGCCACGATCGTGATTTATCAACTGAACATCAGCAAAATCTAGCAATCATCAATCGTGCTGGCGAACATCTCCTGAATTTAATCAACGATATTTTGGAAATGTCTAAAATCGAAGCTGGGAGAATAACCTTAAATCTCAACAGTTTTGACTTAATTCGCCTCTTGGAAAACCTTAAAGAGATGTTGCGCTTCCGCGCCACCTCCAAAGGATTGGAATTGGTCTTTGAATATACATCTCACCTTCCCCAATACATCCAAGTTGACGAAAGTAAACTGCGTCAAGTCTTGCTTAACCTCCTGGGAAATGCCATCAAATTTACCGATACTGGCAGGGTGACGCTGCGGGTGGGGATGGGGGAGCAGGGGAGCAGGGGAGCAGGGGAGCAGGGGAGCAGGGGAGCAGAGGAGCAGGGGAGCAGGGGAGAAGTAGCAGTAAGTCTTTCCCCTCTGCCCCTCTGCCCCTTTGCACCTCTGCCTCTTCCTATGCCCAATTCCCAATTCCTAACCTTTGAGGTACAAGATACTGGCCGCGGTATTGCCCCACAAGAAATTGACTTGCTATTTGAAGCTTTTGGGCAAACTGAAACCGGAAGAAAATCGCAACAGGGAACAGGACTAGGTTTAGCAATTAGCCGCAAATATGTGCAACTAATGGGAGGAGATATTAGCGTCACCAGCACTATTGGCGAGGGAAGTAAATTTACTTTTGATATTCAAATTGGTCTAGCCACAGTCAGCGAAATCCAGATCCAACAAATTAGACCCCAAGTTATTAGTTTAGTGCCTGATCAAAGTGAATACCGTATTTTAGTGGTTGATGACTCCACAGATAGCCGTTTAGTGTTAAAGAAAATTCTGACATCTATCGGTTTTGTAGTCCAGGAAGCAATAAATGGCATGGAAGCGATCGCACTTTGGCAGACATGGCAACCACATCTAATTTTAATGGATATGCGGATGCCAATTATGGACGGCTACGAAGCCACAAAAGTTATTAAAACTAGAGAAGAAACCTTAATCCAAAATACCGAATCCCAAATACCCAATTGGAAGACCATTATTATTGCCTTAACTGCTAATGCTTTTGAGGAACAACGAGAGGCAATAATCAAAGCGGGTTGCGATGATTATATTAACAAGCCTTTCCGTGAGGAAGAATTACTAGAAAAGTTGAGCGAATATTTGGGAGTTCAATATATTTATCAAGAAGAAAGCTATCAGTTAACAAATCTAAAGCAACAAAGACCAAAATCAATGTTGACACTCACAGATTTAGTAACTCTATTATCTGAAATGCCGCCTGAATGGGTGAAACAAGTGTACACTGCCGCAGCCCAATGTAGTGATGACCTGATTTTAGAATTGATTGAGCAAATACCCTTAGAAAATGCTGTACTGCAAAATTTTATCAAGAATTTAGCTCATGATTTCCAGTTTGAGAAAATCATGGAATTGACGAGTATTGCAGGAGTCTTATCCAGCTAA
- a CDS encoding AarF/ABC1/UbiB kinase family protein: protein MFLTQTVPRQREILEVFLRNGWDYMRRLLTGGKADEPQLPTPAVLKNILVDLGPVYVKLGQLLSTRPDLLSASYIEELSTLQDEVPPVPWSEIEIILRKELKRPLAETFSTVNPIPVAAGSIAQTHRATLADGREVALKVQRPGIDITIAQDIALIQGIADLVARTDFGQTYEIKSIAEEFTKALEAELDFTREAGFTDQLRRNLSKSRWYDPTQIMVAEINWELTTEKLLVMEWLDGVPFLAADLDNDPNVKDPAEKRKEITTLLFRVFFQQLYIDGFFHADPHPGNLFYLKDGRVALLDCGMVGRLDPRTQQILTEMLLAIVDLDAQRCAQLTLQLSDSAQPVILSRLENDYDRMLRKYHNVSLTQINFSQIIYEVLQVARNNKIRLPSNMGLYAKTLANLEGVARTFNPELNFFDEVKPLITDLFRRQLLGDNPVRSLLRTALDIKSLSLQSPRQIELLLDRVTSETLQWNLSLRGLDGVRRTMDDAANRLSFSILVGSLIMGAAIISTRAQTTQLSFLSTILFAVASLLGLWLIISTLRSGRLR, encoded by the coding sequence ATGTTCCTCACCCAAACTGTTCCCCGTCAACGAGAAATCCTGGAAGTCTTCCTTCGCAATGGCTGGGACTATATGCGAAGGTTACTTACTGGTGGCAAAGCTGATGAACCCCAACTGCCGACACCTGCGGTTTTAAAAAATATTCTGGTAGACTTGGGGCCAGTTTACGTCAAACTTGGTCAGCTACTCTCTACCCGCCCCGACTTACTGAGCGCCTCCTATATTGAGGAATTGTCAACTCTACAAGATGAAGTACCGCCAGTTCCTTGGTCAGAGATAGAAATAATCCTCCGCAAAGAATTAAAACGTCCATTAGCAGAAACCTTCAGCACTGTTAACCCGATCCCCGTAGCAGCCGGATCGATTGCTCAGACACATCGCGCTACACTAGCAGACGGTCGAGAAGTCGCTCTAAAAGTGCAACGTCCAGGAATTGATATTACTATTGCTCAAGATATTGCTTTAATTCAAGGTATTGCCGATTTAGTGGCGCGAACTGATTTTGGGCAAACCTACGAAATCAAATCCATCGCCGAAGAATTTACTAAAGCCTTAGAAGCCGAGTTAGATTTTACACGGGAAGCGGGTTTTACAGACCAGCTGCGGCGCAACTTATCCAAGAGTCGCTGGTACGATCCCACACAAATAATGGTGGCGGAAATTAACTGGGAGTTGACCACAGAGAAATTGCTGGTAATGGAATGGCTGGATGGAGTGCCGTTCCTGGCGGCGGATTTGGATAATGACCCCAACGTTAAAGATCCTGCCGAAAAGCGTAAAGAAATAACTACTTTGTTGTTTCGGGTATTTTTCCAGCAACTATATATTGATGGCTTTTTTCACGCTGATCCCCATCCGGGAAACTTGTTTTATCTCAAAGATGGGCGTGTCGCTCTTTTAGATTGTGGCATGGTGGGAAGACTTGATCCCCGGACACAGCAGATATTAACAGAGATGTTGTTAGCGATCGTTGATTTAGATGCTCAAAGGTGCGCTCAGTTAACTTTGCAACTATCAGATTCTGCTCAACCAGTAATTTTGTCGCGGTTAGAAAATGATTACGATCGCATGTTGCGAAAATATCACAACGTCAGCCTCACGCAAATAAACTTCAGTCAGATAATTTATGAAGTTTTACAAGTTGCCCGCAACAATAAAATTAGATTACCTAGTAATATGGGTTTGTATGCCAAAACCCTAGCAAATTTAGAAGGGGTAGCGCGGACATTCAACCCAGAGCTTAACTTTTTTGATGAAGTCAAACCATTAATTACAGACTTGTTTCGTCGGCAATTACTGGGCGATAATCCAGTGCGATCGCTATTACGGACAGCTTTAGATATTAAAAGTCTGTCTCTCCAATCTCCTCGCCAAATCGAACTCTTATTAGACCGAGTTACCTCAGAAACCCTACAGTGGAATCTATCGCTGCGGGGGTTAGATGGTGTCCGGCGCACTATGGACGATGCCGCTAACCGACTATCTTTTAGTATTTTAGTGGGTTCGCTGATTATGGGTGCGGCAATTATTTCCACCAGAGCGCAAACAACTCAGCTATCTTTTTTAAGTACCATCCTGTTTGCAGTCGCTAGTTTATTGGGTTTGTGGTTAATTATTAGTACATTGCGATCGGGACGTTTACGGTAA
- the yidD gene encoding membrane protein insertion efficiency factor YidD: MDIISFEPLAKTMAIDSITAYQKYISPSKGFSCSHRLLHGGDSCSNYVKRMLNEQKLHEAVQSSIKRFQDCAAASKTLASIKTRADFRCIVIPCCLPL, encoded by the coding sequence ATGGACATTATTAGCTTTGAGCCTCTGGCCAAGACAATGGCAATCGACTCTATTACTGCTTATCAAAAATATATTTCTCCGTCTAAAGGATTTTCTTGTTCCCATCGCTTATTACACGGCGGGGATTCCTGCTCTAATTACGTCAAACGGATGCTGAACGAACAGAAGCTTCACGAAGCCGTACAATCATCCATAAAAAGATTTCAAGATTGTGCCGCAGCTAGCAAAACTTTAGCAAGCATCAAAACTAGAGCCGATTTCCGTTGTATTGTCATCCCCTGCTGCTTACCTCTTTAA
- a CDS encoding mannose-1-phosphate guanylyltransferase produces the protein MNTLLFPVILAGGKGERFWPLSRKDRPKQFLSLDGSSRSLLQATADRLIELGGGWDSLWVITSSQIAEGVRQQLPDLPVENLLIESEGRDTAAAVAWTSLEIKRRYGEDAVIGFFPADHWIADQEAFAHTLNAATQLATSTAAIVTLGIKPTFPSTGYGYIEQGEKIGSFNELPAYHVNRFTEKPDRETAETFLSTGRFSWNSGMFVFRAGVVLKELHTHAPEIIEPLEQHGPDIYPQLPKKSIDYALMEKTTLAYVLPVDFGWDDLGDWNAIERLLKTEDTPNVELATHVGLDTQGAIIYASNPEDVVVTIGLEDVVIVRDRNVTLVVKKERTQEIKQILKILQSDSRFTDLL, from the coding sequence ATGAATACTTTATTGTTCCCCGTAATCCTAGCTGGTGGTAAAGGTGAACGTTTTTGGCCCCTAAGCCGCAAAGACCGACCCAAGCAATTTTTAAGTCTTGATGGTAGCTCTAGAAGTCTATTACAAGCAACCGCCGATCGATTGATTGAACTCGGTGGCGGATGGGATTCCTTGTGGGTTATCACTTCTAGTCAGATAGCTGAAGGCGTAAGACAACAACTACCCGATCTACCAGTTGAAAACTTACTGATTGAGTCGGAAGGAAGAGACACTGCCGCAGCCGTTGCTTGGACAAGTTTAGAAATCAAACGGCGCTATGGTGAAGACGCTGTGATTGGCTTTTTCCCTGCTGACCACTGGATTGCTGACCAAGAGGCCTTTGCACACACATTAAATGCAGCTACGCAACTGGCAACAAGCACAGCAGCGATCGTTACACTGGGGATCAAGCCTACTTTTCCATCAACCGGTTACGGCTACATTGAACAAGGTGAAAAAATAGGTAGCTTTAATGAGTTGCCAGCTTATCACGTGAACCGCTTTACTGAAAAGCCCGACCGAGAAACGGCAGAGACTTTTTTATCTACGGGACGTTTTAGCTGGAATAGTGGAATGTTCGTTTTTCGGGCGGGGGTTGTTCTCAAGGAACTACATACCCATGCTCCAGAAATTATCGAACCTTTAGAACAACATGGCCCTGATATCTATCCCCAGTTGCCTAAGAAGAGTATAGACTATGCGTTAATGGAAAAGACAACTCTAGCATACGTTTTGCCAGTTGATTTTGGTTGGGATGATTTAGGAGATTGGAATGCGATCGAACGTTTACTGAAAACGGAAGATACTCCAAACGTGGAACTCGCTACTCACGTAGGTTTAGATACGCAAGGGGCGATTATTTACGCCTCAAACCCAGAAGATGTAGTTGTTACTATTGGTTTAGAGGATGTGGTGATTGTGCGCGATCGCAATGTCACCCTCGTTGTCAAAAAAGAACGTACCCAGGAAATCAAGCAGATCCTTAAAATTCTCCAAAGTGATTCCCGATTTACTGACCTGCTATAA